In a genomic window of Cerasicoccus sp. TK19100:
- a CDS encoding cryptochrome/photolyase family protein produces MSANQAPSIIWFRQDLRIHDNPALQTAIERGGPVVPVFIYDEKGEGKWGFGGASKWWLHHALNDLSSQLDDYGLRLIIRRGKSGEELKRLLKDSGAEAVFWNRRYEPDVIKRDKLIKESLTSEGFEAKSFNASLVFEPWEIKNKSGKPFQVFTPYWKHCMQQKIAPPVSVDHQQAKAPKQWPDSLAVEELALLPDIGWDTGFYDAWTPTTAAARQRLGKLAASNASGYTKNRDRPDMDGTSRLSPYLHFGQIGPREVFAAFDKHDSDGTKGARKFLSEIGWREFSHHLLFHFPHTPTEPLREEFNHFPWEMDEAYLQAWQKGETGYPIVDAGMRQLWATGWMHNRVRMIVASLLVKHLQIPWQEGARWFWDTLVDADLANNTQGWQWSAGCGADAAPYFRVFNPILQGEKFDPNGDYVREWVPELRPLDTKVIHQPWEADLDQLGGVVIGRDYPAPIIDHKQGRNRALQSYEKLKALRSK; encoded by the coding sequence GTGTCCGCTAACCAAGCTCCAAGTATCATCTGGTTTCGCCAGGATCTACGCATTCACGATAACCCCGCCTTACAAACTGCTATCGAGCGTGGTGGCCCCGTCGTGCCGGTCTTCATTTACGACGAAAAAGGGGAGGGCAAGTGGGGCTTCGGCGGCGCGAGCAAGTGGTGGCTACACCATGCGCTCAACGATCTATCCAGCCAACTGGACGACTATGGCCTGCGTCTGATCATCCGCCGGGGCAAGTCCGGTGAAGAGCTGAAGCGCTTGCTCAAGGACTCTGGCGCAGAGGCGGTTTTCTGGAACCGCCGTTACGAGCCGGACGTGATCAAGCGGGACAAGCTGATCAAGGAAAGCCTTACCAGCGAGGGCTTTGAGGCTAAGAGTTTTAATGCGTCCCTAGTCTTTGAGCCGTGGGAAATCAAAAACAAATCCGGCAAGCCATTTCAGGTCTTTACGCCGTATTGGAAGCACTGCATGCAGCAGAAAATCGCCCCGCCGGTTAGTGTGGACCACCAACAGGCCAAGGCACCCAAACAATGGCCCGATTCGCTGGCTGTGGAAGAGTTGGCGCTCTTGCCGGACATTGGCTGGGATACCGGCTTCTACGATGCCTGGACCCCCACGACCGCCGCCGCGCGCCAGCGGCTGGGCAAGCTGGCCGCCAGCAACGCCTCTGGCTACACTAAGAACCGTGATCGTCCGGATATGGACGGCACCTCGCGCCTGTCGCCGTACCTGCACTTTGGCCAGATCGGCCCGCGCGAGGTCTTTGCTGCCTTCGACAAGCACGACTCCGACGGGACCAAGGGCGCGCGTAAATTTTTGTCCGAGATCGGCTGGCGCGAGTTCTCGCACCACCTGCTGTTTCACTTTCCGCACACGCCCACGGAGCCGCTGCGTGAGGAGTTTAACCACTTCCCGTGGGAGATGGATGAGGCCTATCTCCAGGCTTGGCAAAAGGGCGAAACCGGTTACCCGATCGTTGATGCCGGCATGCGTCAGCTTTGGGCGACCGGCTGGATGCACAATCGCGTGCGCATGATCGTGGCATCGTTGCTGGTCAAGCACTTGCAAATCCCGTGGCAGGAGGGTGCCCGTTGGTTCTGGGATACGCTGGTCGACGCAGATTTGGCCAACAATACCCAGGGCTGGCAGTGGAGCGCGGGCTGTGGGGCGGACGCCGCCCCGTATTTTCGCGTGTTTAACCCTATCCTGCAGGGCGAGAAATTTGACCCCAACGGCGACTATGTCCGCGAATGGGTTCCCGAGCTGCGGCCACTGGACACCAAGGTGATTCATCAGCCTTGGGAGGCTGACCTGGATCAGCTAGGCGGAGTGGTCATCGGTCGTGACTATCCGGCACCGATCATCGACCATAAGCAGGGGCGCAACCGAGCCTTGCAATCCTACGAGAAGCTTAAGGCGCTGCGCAGCAAGTAA